A region of Catenibacterium mitsuokai DNA encodes the following proteins:
- a CDS encoding glycoside hydrolase family 1 protein — MGFPKGFLWGGAVAANQCEGAYLEDGKGLSVPDMLLGGDVNTPRTFLPKTDKTAFYPSHEAIDFYHHYAEDIALFAEMGWNVFRLSINWGRIFPNGDDETPNEEGLAFYDKVFDECKKHNIEPLVTLCHYEIPWNIVTKYDGFSDRRVIDMFVKYATTCMKRYKDKVKYWLTFNEINIACMGEGGLGDLYGLGIMDPEDVNSDERIPLNKLKSNPQKTFEALHNQFVASALVVTEGHKINPDFMIGNMIAHTTLYPLTPNPKDILAAFNEDNFKNNFCGDVQVRGEYPTYMFRYFKDHGIDTSFITEEDKKIIKEGVIDFYTFSYYMSNCVTVDENAEKTNGNLATGAKNPYLKASDWGWQIDPDGLRYTLNILHDRYPHTPLMVVENGFGAFDKVEEDGSVHDTYRIDYFRDHIKAMDEAIEDGVPLIGYTTWGPIDLVSAGTGQYAKRYGFIYVDRHDDGTGDFSRSKKDSFFWYKKVCESNGADLD, encoded by the coding sequence ATGGGTTTTCCAAAAGGATTTTTATGGGGTGGCGCAGTTGCTGCCAATCAGTGTGAAGGTGCTTATTTAGAAGATGGTAAAGGTTTATCAGTACCAGATATGTTACTTGGTGGAGATGTAAATACTCCAAGAACATTCTTACCAAAGACTGATAAGACTGCGTTCTATCCAAGCCATGAAGCAATTGATTTCTATCATCATTATGCTGAAGATATTGCTTTATTTGCAGAAATGGGATGGAATGTATTCAGATTATCAATCAACTGGGGTAGAATTTTCCCTAATGGTGATGATGAAACACCTAATGAAGAAGGTTTAGCTTTCTATGACAAGGTATTTGACGAATGTAAGAAACACAATATTGAACCTTTAGTTACATTATGTCATTATGAAATTCCTTGGAACATTGTGACTAAATACGATGGTTTCTCTGATAGAAGAGTGATTGATATGTTCGTTAAGTATGCCACTACTTGTATGAAACGTTATAAGGATAAGGTTAAATACTGGTTAACATTCAACGAAATCAATATCGCATGTATGGGTGAAGGTGGATTAGGTGACCTTTATGGTTTAGGTATCATGGACCCAGAAGATGTTAACTCGGATGAACGTATTCCATTAAACAAATTAAAATCTAACCCTCAGAAGACATTTGAAGCATTACATAATCAGTTTGTTGCAAGTGCATTAGTTGTAACAGAAGGTCATAAGATCAATCCTGATTTCATGATTGGTAACATGATTGCTCATACAACTTTATATCCATTAACACCAAATCCAAAAGATATTCTTGCAGCATTTAATGAAGATAACTTCAAGAATAACTTCTGTGGTGATGTACAGGTTCGTGGTGAATATCCAACATATATGTTCAGATATTTCAAGGATCATGGCATTGATACTTCATTTATTACTGAAGAAGATAAGAAGATCATTAAAGAAGGCGTTATTGACTTCTATACATTCTCTTACTATATGTCTAACTGTGTAACAGTTGATGAAAATGCTGAAAAGACAAATGGTAACCTTGCAACAGGTGCTAAGAACCCTTACTTAAAGGCTTCTGACTGGGGATGGCAGATTGACCCTGATGGATTAAGATATACATTAAATATCCTACATGACCGTTATCCTCATACACCATTAATGGTTGTAGAAAATGGTTTTGGTGCATTTGATAAGGTAGAAGAAGATGGTTCTGTACATGATACTTATAGAATTGATTACTTCAGAGATCATATTAAAGCAATGGATGAAGCTATCGAAGATGGTGTACCACTAATCGGTTATACAACTTGGGGACCAATCGACTTAGTATCTGCAGGTACTGGACAGTATGCGAAACGTTATGGTTTCATCTATGTAGATAGACATGATGATGGAACTGGGGACTTCTCTAGAAGTAAGAAAGATTCATTCTTCTGGTATAAGAAAGTCTGCGAATCTAATGGCGCTGATTTAGACTAA
- the metA gene encoding homoserine O-acetyltransferase MetA has protein sequence MPINIPDDLPAYKVLTAENIFVMNQTRATTQRIRPLKILIVNIMPLKITTETQLLRLLSNTPLQLEVELIHMSTHDSKNVPKEHLLTFYKTFKDIKENSYDGMIITGAPVEQMPFEEVDYWNELSEIFEWAKTHVFSSFFICWASQAALHYYYDIDKYLLKHKLTGVYRHHTNQRKMRRKILRGFDYQFYAPHSRYTTVLKEDISSNPNLDILAESDDAGVYLVASKDGSQFFVTGHPEYDPDTLDKEYKRDKEKPGVIAELPKNYYLDDDPSQEIQVKWRSHAYLLFSNWLNYYVYQETPYDLSDLHERKK, from the coding sequence ATGCCAATTAATATACCAGATGATTTACCAGCATATAAAGTTTTAACGGCTGAAAACATCTTTGTGATGAACCAGACGCGTGCGACTACGCAGCGTATTAGACCTTTAAAAATCTTGATTGTAAATATCATGCCTTTAAAGATTACAACTGAAACACAATTATTAAGACTATTATCTAACACACCATTACAGCTAGAAGTCGAACTTATTCATATGTCTACTCATGATTCTAAGAATGTCCCTAAGGAACACTTATTGACATTCTATAAGACATTTAAGGATATCAAGGAGAATTCTTATGATGGTATGATTATTACAGGTGCTCCTGTAGAACAGATGCCCTTTGAGGAGGTAGACTATTGGAATGAATTAAGTGAGATCTTTGAATGGGCTAAGACACATGTTTTTAGTTCTTTCTTTATCTGCTGGGCTTCACAGGCTGCTTTACATTATTATTATGATATTGATAAGTACTTATTGAAGCATAAGCTTACTGGTGTCTATCGTCATCATACTAATCAAAGAAAGATGAGAAGAAAGATTTTAAGAGGTTTTGATTATCAGTTCTATGCACCACATTCACGTTATACAACTGTATTAAAAGAAGACATCTCAAGTAATCCAAATCTTGATATACTTGCAGAAAGTGATGATGCAGGTGTCTATTTAGTGGCTTCTAAGGATGGTTCTCAGTTCTTTGTGACAGGACATCCTGAATATGATCCAGATACATTAGATAAAGAATATAAGCGTGACAAAGAGAAACCAGGTGTTATTGCAGAACTACCTAAAAACTATTATCTTGATGATGATCCATCTCAGGAAATACAAGTAAAATGGCGTTCACATGCCTATCTCTTATTCTCTAACTGGTTGAACTATTATGTTTACCAGGAAACGCCATATGATCTAAGTGATCTTCATGAACGTAAGAAATAA
- a CDS encoding YdcF family protein: MVGGDFVVFIPLIILLILYFMYCMLMRYESRTLWSGVGFFGLSMMTIITAFFYVFYYSETITHYPLIMDIGVLLAVVAILVILFFPLATIIMFFVEGIKVIKHGGLKLTNLLSLGFAIGLFVYLFVGPIFFKSSNKIMTVLYAIISFTVFYFLSVLASYCLSAFLNTFHLFKKRKLDYIIVLGAGIKGEQVTPLLASRIDKGIEILKKNPKALLIMSGGQGKGEDIPEGEAMARYAINKGIDESKILIENKSTNTKENLLFSSKLMTKESPRVGLVTTSYHVFRALILAKNLGIRCIGFGSVTKWYFTLNALIREFMGYLSMTWKKHSIVIILYSIFIIIFSIVR, from the coding sequence ATGGTAGGAGGTGATTTTGTGGTATTTATTCCACTCATTATATTATTGATTTTGTATTTCATGTATTGCATGCTTATGCGTTATGAATCACGTACCTTATGGAGCGGTGTGGGGTTCTTTGGTCTTTCCATGATGACTATTATTACAGCATTCTTCTATGTGTTCTACTATTCTGAAACAATAACTCATTATCCACTTATTATGGATATAGGGGTTCTATTAGCCGTTGTTGCAATACTGGTTATCCTATTTTTTCCACTTGCAACTATTATTATGTTCTTTGTAGAAGGAATTAAAGTCATTAAACATGGAGGATTGAAATTGACTAATCTTCTTTCTTTAGGATTTGCGATAGGATTATTTGTTTATCTATTTGTAGGACCAATCTTTTTTAAGTCTTCTAATAAAATAATGACAGTTCTCTATGCAATCATATCATTTACGGTTTTCTATTTCTTATCCGTTCTTGCTAGCTATTGCCTTTCTGCTTTCCTAAATACGTTTCACTTATTCAAAAAAAGGAAACTGGATTATATAATAGTATTAGGAGCAGGCATCAAAGGAGAACAGGTGACTCCATTACTTGCAAGTAGAATTGATAAGGGAATAGAAATCTTAAAAAAGAATCCCAAAGCCTTACTCATCATGTCTGGAGGACAAGGCAAGGGAGAAGATATTCCTGAAGGAGAAGCCATGGCACGCTATGCCATCAACAAAGGGATTGATGAGAGTAAGATACTCATTGAAAACAAGTCGACAAATACAAAAGAAAACCTCTTATTCTCATCAAAACTTATGACTAAAGAGTCTCCACGAGTTGGACTTGTAACAACGTCTTATCATGTTTTCAGAGCCTTGATACTTGCAAAAAATTTAGGAATTAGATGTATTGGCTTTGGTTCAGTCACTAAATGGTATTTTACATTAAATGCTTTGATTAGAGAATTCATGGGCTACTTAAGCATGACATGGAAGAAGCATAGTATTGTGATTATTCTCTACAGTATATTTATTATTATTTTTTCAATTGTGAGGTAA
- a CDS encoding M15 family metallopeptidase, whose amino-acid sequence MRLFKKCLLVLGILLLILSGYIIFRSDTFIDDSSTNHGWNLMLVNHTNRIPDNYKVILTKLDNGKEVDSRIVPELSQMFRAARKDDIYMQVNEGYRSSHSQQKILDNRTDYYKSKGLFTILARRYALNYVAAPGTSEHQLGLAVDIVGDNRYTTNQSAYRWLEKNAYKYGFVKRYPKSKTSITHIKHEPWHYRYVGKKAALKMHQKNLCFEEYVESL is encoded by the coding sequence ATGCGATTATTCAAGAAATGTCTTTTAGTTCTAGGAATTCTATTACTCATATTATCAGGATATATTATATTTCGTTCAGATACTTTTATAGATGATTCTTCTACAAATCATGGCTGGAATCTTATGCTTGTGAATCATACAAATAGAATACCAGATAACTATAAGGTGATTCTTACAAAGCTAGATAATGGGAAAGAAGTAGATTCACGTATTGTGCCTGAATTATCACAAATGTTTAGAGCTGCAAGAAAAGATGATATTTATATGCAGGTGAATGAAGGATATCGATCATCTCATTCACAACAGAAGATCTTAGATAATCGTACAGATTATTATAAGAGTAAAGGGTTATTTACGATTCTTGCAAGAAGATATGCATTAAATTATGTGGCAGCCCCAGGTACAAGCGAACATCAATTAGGACTTGCAGTGGATATAGTAGGGGATAACCGTTACACAACCAATCAGTCTGCTTATAGATGGTTAGAAAAAAATGCATATAAATATGGTTTTGTGAAACGTTATCCTAAGAGTAAAACTTCTATAACACATATTAAGCATGAACCATGGCATTATCGTTATGTAGGTAAGAAAGCTGCCTTAAAGATGCATCAAAAGAATCTATGTTTCGAAGAGTATGTCGAGAGTCTATAA
- a CDS encoding NUDIX domain-containing protein codes for MDYIKLLVEDIHSVTMATINNEGKPITRIIDLMLYDEEGIYFLTARGKSFYQELMDQEYISLTGLKGKVSFSLSGKVKNIGSHKLDEIFLKNTYMQSIYPENTRKALDVFCLYEASGEYFDISDPAHIKRAPITIHSKEHGAYYTITDRCIHCGKCETICPQRCIHNEVIDVAQCLHCGACLEICPVQAIEFKGVKKRRKEDVCLMNMCMIEDHEGHVLIQNKVNDSYTGITFPGGHVEKEEIFKDAMIREVKEETGLTIKNPYLCGLYHWYKHSIHNIILVYKTNEYEGTLHSSDEGEVYWIDEEDFLKQPLATGMEYVWDIVHKQHQECIMSNMGEHKRGDLF; via the coding sequence ATGGATTATATTAAATTACTTGTTGAAGACATTCATTCTGTCACAATGGCGACTATTAATAATGAAGGAAAACCAATCACAAGAATCATAGATCTCATGTTGTATGATGAAGAAGGTATCTATTTCTTGACTGCAAGAGGAAAGAGTTTCTATCAGGAACTCATGGACCAGGAGTATATTTCCTTAACAGGACTTAAAGGAAAAGTATCTTTTAGTTTAAGTGGTAAGGTTAAGAATATTGGGTCTCATAAACTTGATGAGATCTTCTTAAAGAATACTTATATGCAGTCTATCTATCCAGAAAATACAAGAAAGGCATTGGATGTCTTTTGTTTATATGAAGCATCTGGTGAATATTTTGATATCAGTGACCCAGCACATATCAAAAGAGCACCTATTACTATTCATAGTAAAGAACATGGTGCTTATTACACCATCACTGACCGTTGTATTCATTGTGGCAAATGTGAGACTATTTGTCCTCAACGTTGTATTCATAATGAAGTAATAGATGTTGCACAATGTCTTCATTGTGGGGCCTGTTTAGAGATATGCCCAGTTCAGGCAATTGAGTTTAAAGGTGTAAAGAAACGTCGTAAGGAAGATGTCTGCTTGATGAATATGTGTATGATCGAAGATCATGAAGGCCATGTTTTAATACAAAATAAAGTCAATGATTCCTACACAGGTATTACTTTTCCTGGTGGTCATGTAGAAAAAGAAGAAATATTCAAAGATGCTATGATTAGAGAAGTGAAAGAAGAAACAGGTCTTACAATTAAGAATCCATACTTATGTGGTTTATATCATTGGTATAAGCATTCTATTCATAATATTATTCTAGTTTATAAGACAAATGAGTATGAAGGAACGCTTCATTCAAGTGATGAAGGAGAGGTTTATTGGATTGACGAAGAAGATTTTCTTAAACAGCCACTTGCAACAGGTATGGAGTATGTATGGGATATTGTTCATAAGCAACATCAAGAATGTATTATGTCTAATATGGGAGAACATAAAAGAGGGGATTTATTCTAA